From a region of the Paraburkholderia hospita genome:
- a CDS encoding NuoB/complex I 20 kDa subunit family protein: MSIEGVLKEGFVTTTADKLINWTRTGSLWPMTFGLACCAVEMMHAGAARYDLDRFGVVFRPSPRQSDVMIVAGTLCNKMAPALRKVYDQMAEPRWVISMGSCANGGGYYHYSYSVVRGCDRIVPVDVYVPGCPPTAEALVYGVIQLQAKIRRTNTIARQ; the protein is encoded by the coding sequence ATGAGTATCGAAGGGGTCTTGAAGGAAGGGTTTGTCACCACCACGGCTGACAAGCTGATCAACTGGACGCGTACCGGTTCGCTGTGGCCGATGACGTTCGGTCTCGCGTGTTGCGCGGTCGAGATGATGCATGCGGGCGCTGCCCGTTATGACCTTGACCGTTTCGGCGTGGTGTTTCGTCCGAGTCCGCGTCAGTCGGACGTGATGATCGTCGCCGGCACGCTGTGCAACAAGATGGCGCCTGCGCTGCGCAAGGTCTACGACCAGATGGCCGAGCCGCGTTGGGTGATCTCGATGGGTTCGTGCGCGAACGGCGGCGGCTACTATCACTATTCGTACTCGGTGGTGCGTGGCTGTGACCGTATCGTGCCTGTCGATGTGTATGTGCCGGGCTGTCCGCCCACAGCTGAAGCGCTGGTGTACGGCGTGATCCAGCTGCAGGCAAAGATCCGCCGGACCAACACCATCGCCCGTCAATAA
- the pnp gene encoding polyribonucleotide nucleotidyltransferase, translating to MSLFNKVVKEFKWGQQTVRMETGEIARQAGGAVLVDIEDTVVLATVVGAKTAKPGQDFFPLTVDYIEKTYSAGKIPGGFFRREGRPSEGETLISRLIDRPLRPLFPEGFYNEVQVVIHVMSINPEVPADIPALIGASAALAVSGLPFNGPVGAARVAYINNEYVLNPTRSQVKESSLDLVVAGTERAVLMVESEADQLPEDVMLGAVVFGHEQMQTAIDAIHELVREGGKPEWDWQAAPKNEALISRVNEIAGNELLSAYQTRDKQARSTKLKAVYAATQAKLEEEAAAAGTVAADKASVGNVLFDIEAKIVRSQILNGEPRIDGRDTRTVRPIEIRTGVLPRTHGSALFTRGETQALVVATLGTKGDEQIIDALEGEYRERFMLHYNMPPFATGETGRVGSPKRREIGHGRLAKRALVACLPSAEEFGYSIRVVSEITESNGSSSMASVCGGCLALMDAGVPMKAHVAGIAMGLILEGNKFAVLTDILGDEDHLGDMDFKVAGTEAGVTALQMDIKIQGITKEIMQVALAQAKEGRMHILSKMTSAVSGANTELSDYAPRMITIKINPEKIRDVIGKGGSVIRALTEETGTTIDISDDGVVTIASTSSEGMADAKKRIENITAEVEVGQVYEGTILKLLDFGAIVNLLPGKDGLLHISEIANERIKDINDYLKEGQQVKVKVIQTDEKGRVRLSAKALLNEAAQTEPTPQQ from the coding sequence ATGTCTCTGTTTAACAAGGTCGTCAAAGAATTCAAGTGGGGCCAGCAAACGGTCCGCATGGAAACGGGTGAAATCGCCCGCCAGGCGGGCGGTGCCGTGCTGGTCGACATCGAAGACACCGTCGTGCTCGCGACCGTCGTCGGCGCGAAGACGGCGAAGCCGGGCCAGGACTTCTTCCCGCTGACCGTCGATTACATCGAAAAGACCTACTCGGCAGGCAAGATCCCCGGCGGCTTCTTCCGCCGCGAAGGCCGTCCGTCGGAAGGCGAAACGCTGATTTCGCGTCTGATCGACCGTCCGCTGCGTCCGCTCTTCCCGGAAGGCTTCTACAACGAAGTGCAGGTCGTCATCCACGTGATGTCGATCAACCCGGAAGTCCCCGCCGACATCCCCGCGCTGATCGGCGCATCGGCGGCACTCGCCGTGTCGGGTCTGCCGTTCAACGGCCCGGTAGGTGCAGCGCGCGTTGCGTACATCAACAACGAGTACGTGCTGAACCCGACCCGCTCGCAAGTCAAGGAATCGAGCCTGGACCTCGTCGTCGCCGGTACGGAGCGCGCGGTGCTGATGGTCGAATCCGAAGCGGATCAACTGCCGGAAGACGTGATGCTGGGCGCCGTCGTGTTCGGTCACGAGCAGATGCAAACGGCTATCGACGCGATCCACGAACTGGTCCGTGAAGGCGGCAAGCCCGAGTGGGACTGGCAAGCCGCGCCGAAGAACGAAGCGCTGATCTCGCGCGTCAACGAAATCGCGGGCAACGAACTGCTGTCGGCATATCAGACGCGCGACAAGCAGGCTCGCTCGACGAAGCTGAAGGCCGTCTACGCAGCCACGCAAGCCAAGCTCGAAGAAGAAGCCGCGGCAGCGGGCACGGTGGCAGCCGACAAGGCATCCGTCGGCAACGTGCTGTTCGACATCGAAGCGAAGATCGTCCGTTCGCAGATCCTGAACGGCGAGCCGCGTATCGATGGCCGTGACACGCGCACGGTTCGTCCGATCGAAATCCGCACGGGCGTCCTGCCGCGCACCCACGGTTCGGCACTCTTCACGCGTGGCGAAACGCAGGCGCTGGTCGTTGCGACGCTCGGCACGAAGGGTGACGAGCAGATCATCGACGCGCTCGAAGGTGAGTACCGCGAGCGCTTCATGCTCCACTACAACATGCCGCCGTTCGCGACGGGCGAAACGGGCCGCGTCGGCTCGCCGAAGCGCCGCGAAATCGGCCACGGCCGTCTGGCGAAGCGCGCGCTGGTTGCGTGCCTGCCGAGCGCAGAAGAATTCGGCTACTCGATCCGTGTCGTGTCGGAAATCACGGAATCGAACGGTTCGTCGTCGATGGCTTCGGTGTGCGGCGGCTGCCTCGCGCTGATGGACGCCGGCGTGCCGATGAAGGCGCACGTCGCCGGCATCGCGATGGGCCTGATCCTCGAGGGCAACAAGTTCGCCGTGCTGACCGACATCCTCGGCGACGAAGATCACCTCGGCGACATGGACTTCAAGGTGGCGGGCACGGAAGCTGGCGTGACGGCACTGCAGATGGACATCAAGATCCAGGGCATCACGAAGGAAATCATGCAGGTCGCGCTCGCGCAAGCGAAGGAAGGCCGCATGCATATCCTCAGCAAGATGACCTCGGCTGTCTCCGGTGCGAACACGGAACTGTCCGACTACGCGCCGCGCATGATCACCATCAAGATCAATCCGGAAAAGATCCGCGACGTGATCGGCAAGGGTGGTTCGGTGATCCGCGCGCTGACGGAAGAAACGGGCACGACGATCGACATTTCGGATGACGGCGTCGTCACGATCGCGAGCACGAGCAGCGAAGGCATGGCCGACGCGAAGAAGCGCATCGAGAACATCACGGCGGAAGTCGAAGTCGGCCAGGTCTACGAAGGCACGATTCTCAAGCTGCTGGACTTCGGCGCGATCGTCAACCTGCTGCCGGGCAAGGATGGTCTGCTGCACATCTCCGAAATCGCCAACGAGCGTATCAAGGACATCAACGACTACCTGAAGGAAGGCCAGCAAGTGAAGGTCAAGGTCATCCAGACGGACGAGAAGGGTCGTGTGCGTCTGTCGGCGAAGGCGCTCCTGAACGAAGCAGCACAAACGGAGCCGACGCCGCAGCAGTAA
- the secG gene encoding preprotein translocase subunit SecG, with amino-acid sequence MLYLKTLIIVVQLLSALGVIGLVLLQHGKGADMGAAFGSGASGSLFGATGSANFLSRTTAILAAVFFVTTLTLTYLGAYRATPSAGVLGGVPATAPVATSAAAGASAPVNASAAIAASAASAPGQDVPK; translated from the coding sequence ATGCTGTATTTGAAAACGTTGATCATTGTCGTGCAGTTGCTGTCGGCGCTTGGCGTCATCGGCCTCGTGCTCCTGCAACACGGCAAGGGTGCCGATATGGGCGCGGCTTTTGGTAGTGGCGCATCGGGCAGTCTCTTCGGCGCGACAGGCTCTGCTAATTTTCTGTCACGTACCACTGCGATACTGGCAGCTGTGTTCTTCGTCACCACGTTGACACTGACGTACCTCGGTGCTTATCGCGCGACGCCTTCGGCGGGCGTGTTGGGCGGCGTGCCGGCAACGGCACCTGTTGCGACATCGGCCGCTGCTGGTGCGTCGGCACCCGTCAATGCATCGGCTGCAATTGCTGCGTCTGCAGCTTCTGCGCCAGGTCAGGACGTGCCGAAATAA
- a CDS encoding branched-chain amino acid ABC transporter substrate-binding protein, whose amino-acid sequence MKAKWAKAIVTAMTLAAATIPAANVHAQGAPIRIAMIEGMSGPFANAGAAVERNLRFGVETVNARGGVKLADGVHPLELVVLDSKGSAEEALVQLRAAADKHIGFITQGNSSAVAAALLTAIDKQNTREPDNRELFLNYSADDPALTNANCSFWHFRFDAHAGMRMDALADVIQRDKSVKKVYLLNQDYSFGHDVSTLARAALASKRPDVAVVGDEFHPIGRVKDFAPYIAKIRASGADAVITGNWGNDLTLLVKAAREQGLDTKFYTFYGNSLGAPAALGDAGVKRVIAVADWHPNAGGAASDAWYASFRQRFPAAQDDYPVLRMPLMVEMLAAAMSRAGSAQPEKVAKALEGMKYDNGFHASWMRADDHQLIQPLYVMEMDKAGTPGVHFDNEGSGYGFRTVLALPPERTVPPTTCRMKRP is encoded by the coding sequence ATGAAAGCAAAGTGGGCAAAGGCGATAGTGACGGCGATGACGCTGGCCGCGGCGACGATTCCTGCCGCCAATGTGCATGCGCAGGGCGCACCGATTCGCATTGCGATGATCGAAGGCATGTCCGGCCCGTTCGCGAACGCGGGCGCGGCTGTCGAGCGGAACCTGCGGTTCGGCGTTGAAACGGTCAACGCGCGCGGCGGCGTGAAACTGGCGGACGGCGTGCATCCGCTGGAGCTCGTCGTGCTGGACAGCAAGGGCAGCGCGGAAGAGGCGCTCGTGCAACTGCGCGCCGCCGCCGACAAACACATCGGTTTCATCACGCAAGGCAACAGTTCGGCCGTGGCTGCCGCCTTGCTCACGGCGATCGACAAGCAGAATACGCGCGAACCGGACAACCGCGAGCTGTTCCTCAACTATTCCGCCGACGACCCCGCGCTCACCAACGCGAACTGCAGCTTCTGGCATTTCCGCTTCGACGCGCACGCGGGCATGCGAATGGACGCGCTCGCCGATGTCATCCAGCGCGACAAGTCGGTGAAGAAGGTCTATCTGCTGAATCAGGACTACAGCTTCGGGCATGACGTGAGCACGCTGGCGCGCGCGGCGCTCGCATCCAAGCGGCCGGATGTCGCGGTGGTTGGCGACGAGTTTCATCCGATCGGACGCGTGAAAGATTTCGCGCCGTACATCGCGAAGATTCGCGCGAGCGGCGCGGACGCGGTGATCACGGGCAACTGGGGCAACGATCTGACGCTGCTTGTGAAGGCGGCGCGTGAGCAGGGCCTCGACACGAAGTTCTACACGTTCTACGGCAACAGTCTGGGTGCGCCGGCCGCGCTCGGCGACGCGGGCGTGAAGCGCGTGATCGCCGTGGCCGACTGGCATCCGAACGCGGGCGGCGCGGCGTCGGACGCGTGGTACGCGTCGTTCCGGCAGCGTTTCCCGGCCGCGCAGGACGATTATCCCGTGCTGCGCATGCCGCTGATGGTCGAGATGCTCGCGGCGGCGATGAGCCGTGCGGGCAGCGCGCAGCCGGAGAAGGTTGCGAAGGCGCTGGAAGGGATGAAGTACGACAATGGTTTTCACGCGTCGTGGATGCGCGCCGACGACCATCAGTTGATCCAGCCCCTTTACGTGATGGAAATGGACAAGGCAGGCACGCCGGGCGTCCATTTCGACAACGAAGGCTCGGGTTACGGCTTCAGAACGGTGCTGGCGCTGCCGCCCGAGCGTACGGTGCCACCCACGACATGCCGGATGAAGCGGCCCTGA
- the tpiA gene encoding triose-phosphate isomerase, protein MAKQRAKLVVGNWKMHGRLADNRVLLQAVSRGAEDLPDDVRVGVCVPCPYLAQAQTLLESGRVAWGVQDISAHTQGAFTGEVAAEMAAEFGASYAIVGHSERRAYHRESAEIVAVKTQRALEAGLTPIVCVGETLEEREGGKTEQIVGEQLDAVLVKLSVEEAARLVVAYEPVWAIGTGKSATAQQAQDVHAFLRARLVAKGGDAADVPLLYGGSVKPENAEDLFSQLDIDGGLIGGASLKDKDFLAICTAAVAATAAR, encoded by the coding sequence ATGGCGAAACAACGAGCAAAACTGGTAGTCGGTAACTGGAAGATGCACGGCCGGCTGGCCGATAACCGTGTGCTGCTGCAGGCGGTATCGCGCGGCGCCGAAGATCTTCCGGACGATGTGCGAGTCGGCGTGTGCGTGCCGTGCCCGTATCTGGCGCAGGCGCAAACGCTGCTCGAAAGCGGCCGCGTCGCGTGGGGTGTGCAGGATATCTCCGCGCACACGCAAGGCGCGTTTACCGGCGAGGTCGCGGCTGAAATGGCTGCCGAGTTTGGCGCGTCGTACGCGATCGTCGGGCATTCGGAGCGTCGTGCGTATCATCGCGAAAGCGCTGAGATCGTCGCTGTGAAGACGCAGCGTGCGCTCGAAGCAGGTTTGACGCCGATCGTCTGCGTCGGCGAAACGCTTGAAGAGCGCGAGGGTGGCAAGACCGAGCAGATCGTCGGTGAGCAACTGGATGCGGTGCTCGTGAAGCTGTCGGTGGAAGAGGCGGCTCGGCTCGTGGTCGCGTATGAGCCTGTGTGGGCAATTGGCACTGGCAAGAGCGCGACGGCGCAGCAGGCGCAGGACGTTCACGCGTTCCTGCGCGCGCGTCTCGTAGCAAAGGGCGGCGATGCCGCCGACGTGCCGCTGCTGTATGGCGGCAGCGTGAAGCCGGAGAACGCGGAAGACCTGTTCAGCCAGCTGGATATCGATGGCGGCCTGATTGGTGGTGCGTCGTTGAAGGACAAGGATTTCCTGGCAATCTGCACGGCAGCTGTCGCGGCAACGGCCGCGCGCTGA
- the nuoE gene encoding NADH-quinone oxidoreductase subunit NuoE: MISAEGLKEIDRAIAKYPADQKQSAVMSALAVGQEELGWLSPELMQFVADYLGMPAVAVQEVATFYTMYETSPVGKYKITLCTNLPCQLGPDGGSDSAAEYLKQKLGIDFGETTADGKFTLKEGECMGSCGDAPVMLVNNHRMCSFMSREKIDQLLEELSK, translated from the coding sequence ATGATCTCAGCTGAAGGCCTGAAAGAAATCGATCGCGCGATCGCAAAGTATCCCGCCGATCAGAAACAGTCCGCCGTGATGTCGGCGTTGGCGGTCGGCCAGGAAGAACTTGGCTGGCTGTCGCCCGAACTCATGCAGTTCGTCGCAGACTATCTCGGCATGCCGGCCGTCGCCGTGCAGGAGGTTGCGACCTTCTACACGATGTATGAGACGTCGCCCGTCGGCAAATACAAGATCACGCTCTGCACGAACCTGCCGTGCCAGCTCGGTCCCGATGGCGGCTCGGACAGCGCCGCCGAATATCTGAAGCAGAAGCTCGGTATCGACTTCGGCGAAACCACCGCGGACGGCAAATTCACCCTCAAAGAGGGCGAATGCATGGGTTCGTGCGGTGATGCGCCCGTGATGCTCGTGAACAACCATCGTATGTGCAGCTTCATGAGCCGCGAGAAGATCGACCAGCTCCTCGAGGAACTTTCGAAATGA
- the rpsO gene encoding 30S ribosomal protein S15, producing the protein MSVAEITKKSDVVAQFARAANDTGSPEVQVALLTTRINELTVHFKAHTKDHHSRRGLLRMVSRRRKLLDYLKGKDADRYRALIEKLGLRK; encoded by the coding sequence ATGTCCGTAGCTGAAATCACCAAGAAATCCGACGTCGTCGCGCAATTCGCACGCGCTGCTAACGACACCGGATCGCCCGAAGTTCAGGTCGCTCTGCTGACCACGCGCATCAACGAACTGACGGTCCACTTCAAGGCCCACACGAAGGACCACCACAGCCGCCGCGGTCTGCTGCGCATGGTGAGCCGTCGTCGCAAGCTGCTCGACTACCTGAAGGGCAAGGACGCTGACCGTTACCGCGCTCTGATCGAGAAGTTGGGTCTGCGTAAGTAA
- a CDS encoding NADH-quinone oxidoreductase subunit A gives MNLAAYFPVLLFLLVGTGLGVALVSIGKILGPNRPDTEKNAPYECGFEAFEDARMKFDVRYYLVAILFIIFDLETAFLFPWGVALRDIGWPGFISMMIFLLEFLLGFAYIWKKGGLDWE, from the coding sequence TTGAACCTCGCAGCCTATTTCCCCGTCTTGTTGTTTCTCCTCGTGGGCACCGGTTTAGGCGTAGCACTGGTCAGTATTGGTAAGATCCTCGGTCCGAATCGACCGGACACCGAAAAGAACGCACCGTACGAGTGCGGCTTCGAAGCATTCGAAGATGCGCGCATGAAGTTCGATGTGCGCTACTACCTGGTCGCCATTCTCTTCATCATCTTCGACCTTGAAACGGCATTCCTGTTCCCGTGGGGCGTGGCCCTGCGCGATATCGGCTGGCCCGGCTTCATCTCGATGATGATTTTTCTGCTCGAATTCCTGTTGGGCTTCGCCTATATCTGGAAGAAAGGCGGTCTCGACTGGGAATGA
- a CDS encoding NADH-quinone oxidoreductase subunit D, which yields MAEIKNYTLNFGPQHPAAHGVLRLVLELDGEVIQRADPHIGLLHRATEKLAESKTFIQSVPYMDRLDYVSMMVNEHGYVMAIEKLLGIDVPIRAKYIRVLFDEVTRVLNHLMWIGAHALDVGAMAVFLYAFREREDLMDVYEAVSGARMHAAYYRPGGVYRDLPDAMPQYKASKIRNAKALSKMNETRQGSLLDFIEDFFNRFPKCVDEYETLLTDNRIWKQRLVGIGVVSPERALQLGMTGPMLRGSGIEWDLRKKQPYEVYDQMDFDIPVGVNGDCYDRYLVRVEEMRQSTRIAKQCIEWLRKNPGPVMTDNHKIAPPSRVGMKSNMEDLIHHFKLFTEGFHVPEGEAYAAVEHPKGEFGIYLVSDGANKPYRLKIRAPGYAHLSALDEMARGHMIADAVTIIGTQDIVFGEVDR from the coding sequence ATGGCAGAGATCAAGAACTACACGCTCAACTTCGGCCCGCAGCACCCGGCAGCGCACGGCGTGCTGCGCCTCGTGCTCGAGCTCGACGGCGAAGTGATCCAGCGCGCCGATCCGCACATCGGCCTCCTGCACCGCGCAACTGAAAAGCTCGCGGAAAGCAAGACCTTCATTCAGTCCGTGCCGTACATGGACCGTCTTGACTACGTGTCGATGATGGTCAACGAGCACGGCTACGTGATGGCGATCGAAAAGCTGCTCGGCATCGATGTGCCCATCCGTGCGAAATACATCCGCGTGCTGTTCGACGAAGTCACGCGCGTGCTGAACCACCTGATGTGGATCGGCGCGCACGCGCTCGACGTCGGCGCGATGGCCGTGTTCCTCTACGCCTTCCGCGAGCGCGAAGACCTGATGGACGTGTATGAAGCGGTATCCGGCGCACGGATGCACGCGGCGTACTATCGTCCGGGTGGTGTGTATCGCGATCTGCCGGACGCAATGCCGCAATACAAGGCATCGAAGATCCGCAATGCGAAGGCCTTGTCGAAGATGAACGAGACGCGCCAAGGTTCGCTGCTCGACTTCATCGAAGACTTCTTCAACCGCTTCCCGAAGTGCGTCGACGAGTACGAAACGCTGCTCACCGACAACCGCATCTGGAAACAGCGTCTGGTCGGCATCGGCGTCGTGAGTCCGGAGCGCGCGCTGCAACTGGGCATGACGGGTCCGATGCTGCGCGGTTCGGGCATCGAGTGGGATCTGCGCAAGAAGCAGCCGTACGAAGTGTACGACCAGATGGATTTCGACATTCCCGTCGGCGTGAACGGCGACTGCTACGACCGCTATCTGGTGCGCGTCGAAGAAATGCGTCAATCCACGCGGATCGCGAAACAGTGCATTGAATGGCTGCGTAAGAATCCTGGTCCTGTGATGACCGACAATCACAAGATCGCGCCGCCGTCGCGCGTGGGCATGAAGTCGAACATGGAAGATCTGATTCACCACTTCAAGCTCTTCACGGAAGGCTTCCATGTGCCGGAAGGCGAAGCGTATGCCGCTGTCGAGCATCCGAAGGGCGAGTTCGGCATCTATCTCGTGTCGGATGGCGCAAACAAGCCGTACCGCCTCAAGATTCGCGCGCCGGGTTATGCCCACTTGTCCGCGCTCGACGAAATGGCGCGCGGCCACATGATCGCGGACGCCGTGACGATCATCGGCACACAGGACATCGTGTTCGGTGAAGTGGATCGCTAG
- a CDS encoding NADH-quinone oxidoreductase subunit C — MASKLETLKANLEAAFGGRLTSITESIGELTIVVKAGDYLEVTKRLRDDATLRFEQLIDLCGIDYQTYGEGAYEGPRFAAVLHLLSVSNNWRLRVRVFAPDDEVPLVASVVDIWSSANWYEREAFDLYGIVFEGHPDLRRILTDYGFIGHPFRKDFPVSGYVEMRYDPEEKRVVYQPVTIEPREITPRVIREDRYGGLKH, encoded by the coding sequence ATGGCAAGCAAACTCGAGACTCTCAAAGCGAACCTCGAGGCGGCCTTTGGCGGCCGCCTGACGAGCATCACCGAATCGATCGGTGAGCTGACGATCGTCGTGAAGGCAGGCGATTACCTCGAAGTGACGAAGCGTCTGCGCGACGACGCGACGCTGCGTTTCGAGCAGTTGATCGACCTCTGCGGTATCGACTATCAAACCTACGGTGAAGGCGCTTACGAAGGTCCGCGTTTTGCCGCCGTCCTGCATCTGCTGTCCGTGTCGAACAACTGGCGCCTGCGCGTGCGTGTGTTCGCACCGGACGACGAAGTGCCGCTCGTCGCGTCGGTCGTCGACATCTGGAGTTCGGCCAACTGGTACGAGCGCGAAGCGTTCGACCTGTACGGCATCGTCTTCGAAGGCCACCCCGACCTGCGCCGCATCCTGACCGATTACGGTTTCATCGGTCACCCGTTCCGCAAGGATTTCCCTGTCTCCGGTTACGTCGAAATGCGTTACGACCCGGAAGAGAAGCGCGTCGTCTATCAGCCGGTGACGATCGAGCCTCGGGAAATCACGCCGCGCGTGATCCGCGAGGATCGCTATGGCGGCCTGAAACACTAA
- a CDS encoding NAD(P)H-quinone oxidoreductase, whose translation MNAIEITEFGAPEVLKLAERPMPEPKAGEVLIKVSASGVNRPDVFQRKGGYAPPPGASDLPGLEVAGEIVGGNIDEKRNPFGLKIGDRVCALMAGGGYAEYASVPLLQCLPVPKGFSDIEAAALPETFFTVWSNVFDRAMLGRGEGGENETFLVQGGSSGIGVTAIQIAHALGFRVFATAGTDEKCRACEEIGAERAINYKTEDFVEVIKSLTNDRGVDVILDMVAGSYVPRELKALADGGRLAIIALLGGAKAEVNLNDILRRRLTVTGSTLRPRPVEFKAKIAAQLKERVWPHLEDGTIKPVIFKVFPAAEAAQAHELMESSTHVGKIVLNWGAGA comes from the coding sequence ATGAACGCAATCGAAATCACCGAATTCGGTGCGCCGGAAGTCTTGAAGCTCGCCGAGCGGCCGATGCCCGAACCGAAAGCGGGTGAAGTGCTGATCAAGGTGTCCGCGTCGGGCGTGAATCGCCCGGACGTGTTCCAGCGCAAGGGCGGCTATGCACCGCCGCCGGGCGCATCGGACCTGCCGGGGCTGGAAGTGGCGGGCGAAATCGTCGGCGGAAACATCGACGAGAAGCGCAATCCGTTCGGTCTGAAGATCGGCGACCGCGTGTGCGCGCTGATGGCGGGCGGCGGGTATGCGGAATATGCGAGCGTACCGTTGCTGCAATGTCTGCCCGTGCCGAAGGGCTTCTCCGATATCGAAGCGGCTGCGTTGCCGGAGACATTCTTCACGGTCTGGAGCAATGTTTTTGACCGTGCGATGCTCGGCAGAGGCGAGGGCGGCGAGAACGAAACGTTTCTGGTGCAGGGTGGTTCGAGCGGCATCGGCGTGACGGCGATCCAGATTGCGCACGCGCTCGGCTTTCGCGTGTTCGCGACGGCCGGCACCGACGAGAAGTGCCGCGCATGTGAGGAAATCGGCGCCGAGCGGGCGATCAACTACAAGACGGAAGATTTCGTCGAGGTGATCAAGTCGCTCACGAACGACCGCGGCGTCGACGTGATCCTCGACATGGTGGCGGGCAGCTACGTGCCGCGCGAACTGAAGGCGCTCGCCGACGGCGGCCGTCTCGCCATCATCGCGCTGCTGGGCGGCGCGAAGGCGGAAGTGAATCTGAATGATATTCTGCGCCGCCGGCTCACGGTTACGGGGTCGACGCTGCGTCCGCGGCCCGTCGAGTTCAAGGCGAAGATCGCGGCGCAACTGAAAGAGCGCGTATGGCCGCATCTCGAAGACGGCACGATCAAGCCGGTGATCTTCAAGGTGTTCCCCGCCGCCGAGGCTGCGCAGGCGCATGAGCTGATGGAGAGCAGCACGCACGTCGGCAAGATCGTGTTGAATTGGGGCGCGGGTGCTTGA